AACTGCGCCGACGTGCAGGACGAGGCCGGATTCTGGGCTGCCTACATGCGGGACGTCCCAGACATTCATCCCGGGTTCGGCCGGAATCTCGCTGCTTTCCGGGACGCGCTGTGGGGAGGACCCGGCTGGCCCGATGCCGACGAGGTGAGATTCACGAATTCGGACTCACTCGGATCTTTACGTGGGGGCACCTTCGTGAAGTGCCTTGAGGAGATCGCGCGCGAGGTCAATTCCGTGCGGCTCGTGTTTTCCTGAGCGCAGGCTGATAGCTGGTCAGCCGGGCCGGGCCGCGCTCATCAGGTCGCTGGTCAGTTCAGCCGCGAGCAGGGGTCCGAGCAGGAAGCCCTTGCTGCTCAGGCCGGTCAGGCGCCACGGGCCGCCCTCCTGCGGTCCGGCGTTCAGGCCGGAGAGGCGCGTGCCGGTCCAGTGCCCGGTGACGCGCGCGCCGCGCAGGTCGGTCAGGGCGGCGATCTTGCCGAGTAGCCAGCCCAGCGACGCCAGCGGCAACCCGTCCGGCGTCCAGGTGGCAGCGGGGGTCTCGAAGGTCGCGCCGAGCACCCCGCCGCGCGCGTCCGGGGCGAGGTACGCGCCGAAACTGAGCGGCACACGCGTCACCGCCCGGTCGAGGGTCAGGAGGGTGCCGCGCCGGTGCGTGGCCGCCTCGCCGCGCCACGTGACGCCGACCGAGCCGCCGCAGAACACCACGGCGTCCCCGCTCAGGGTGTCGCCGCCTGCGAGGGTGACGGTGTGGGCCGTCCAGTCCTGCGCGCGTCCGGTGACGACCTGCGCGCCGGACGCCTGCACGAGCGCGCGGGTGAAGGCGGGGCCGTCCACCCACCCGCCGTCCGGGAGGTGCAGGACGTGCCCCCAGCCGGGCGCCAGGCGTTCCGGCGCGTCTGCCGGGCTCAGCCACGCGTGGTTCAGCGCGGCCGGGAGGTTCCGTTCGAAGCGGGCGCGGGCGCGGTCGTCCGGGATGGGCCGCAGCACGCCGGACTGCGCGTGCGGCACCGCGTAGCCCGCCGCCCCGAGGTCGCGCAGCAGCGCCCAGGTGAAGCGCATGCCGTCCAGCGCGCGGGCGTCCACGCCGCCCGACTGGCCGCGCACGGGGTTGATCAGGGCGCTGGGCACGTCGCTCGCGCGGTGCGCGCCCGCGTCCACGACGATCACCTGCGCGCCCGCGCGGGCCAGGAAGTACGCCACGCTGGCCCCCGCGATGCCCGCCCCGATCACGACGACGTGCATCAGCCCTCCCGCACCGCGCGCAGGCACTCGCGTTTGCCGGGCGCGCCGGGTCGGCGTTCGACGCGCAGCCCGGCGGCCTCCAGCGAGCGGCGCACGTGCCCGGCGGCGCTGTACGTGCCCAGCACGCCCCCCGGCGCGAGGGTGTGGGCCAGCCGAGCGGTGAACGCCGGTGTCCACACGTCCGGGTTGCGGCTGGGCGAGAAGCCGTCCAGGTACAGCGCGCTGGCCCAGCCGTCCGGGAGGCTGGCGGTCAGGACGTCCGCGAACGTGACGCGCAGGGTCGCGCCGCCCGCCGTGACCTCGATCTCGCCGGAACTCTCCCCGGTTGGCCCGCCGCCCGCTTCGGGCCAGGCGTCCAGCAGCGCCCGCCACGCGGGGTGATTCTCGGCCTCCCCGCCGCGCGCCACGTCCCGCAGCAGGGCGCGGGGGGCCGGGTCGAACTCGAACGCGTGGTACGCCAGCGGGACGCCGCGCGCCGCGCTGCGGGCCAGGGTCGCGCGGGCGTTCACGCCCACCCCGAAGCCGACCTCCAGCACGCGCGGGGCCGGGTGCTCGTGCGTGCCGGTGCCCTCCACGAACACATGCCGCGCCTGCGACGCCGCGCCGTGCCGCGATCCGTACGCCTCGCCGAAGCGGGTGTTCAGGGCGGTGCGTGACCCGTCCGGCGTGACCAGCACGTCACCCTGCGTCTCAGCGGAAGCGTCATGCGGACTCCGGTTGAAAGGTTTGCAGAAACTTTCAACCCGAGCGGAGCGAGTAGGAGAGAAACGGGTTCCGGTCGTGGAGTTGGCAACCCGGTGTTCTTCCGGGTTGTTAACGGAACAGACGGAATCCGTATCAGTCATGGGGCGCAGGATAACGGGCGGCGGGCCGCGCCGCGCACCCTGGCGTGCGGGTGGGGCGGCGGTGTGCCACCCTGAGCCATGCGGAATCTGCTCGTGTGGGTGGTCATGCAGGACGATCAGGGGCGGGTGCTGCTGGGCCGCCGGGACGGCTCGGCGTACGGGCATGGCCTGTGGGGCCTGCCGGGTGGCAGCGTGGAGCGTGGCGAGGGCCTGCCCGAGGCGGCCGCGCGGGAGGTCTGGGAGGAGATGGGCCTGACCCTCGACCCGGCTGCGCTGTCCCTGCTGGGCGTGCGCCGCTACGAGGTGGACGGCGCGCAGGGCACCGATTTCCTGTTCCGTGCGCCGGACTGGGCTGGTCAGCCGCAGCCGCTGCACAAGACCTCGGAGGTCGCGTGGTTCGCGCCCGGCGACCTGCCGCCCGACGCGCTGCCGTGGCTGGCTCCGCTGCTGGACGCGTACCTGCGGCGCGGCGCGCGCCTGACCGAGCAGCTGCACGACGTGCATTCGGCGCGGGTGATCGCGTGACGTTCCACTTGGTCGCGTGGCTGATCGCGCAGGACGACGCGGGGCGGGTGCTGCTGGGCCGCCGCGCGGGCTCGTCGTACGCGGATGGCCTGTGGGGCCTGCCGGGCGGGCACGTCGAGGCGGGGGAGACCCTGGCGGGCGCGGCGGCCCGCGAGGCGCAGGAGGAGGTCGGCCTGCAGGTCGATCCGGCCACGCTGATCTGCCTGGGCGCGTGCCGCTACGACCTGGACGGCGTGGCGGGCCTGGACGTGTTCTTCCTGGCCCGCGCGTGGGTGGGAGAGGAGACCCCACTGGAGAAGACCTCCGAGGTCGGGTGGTTCGACCCGCGCGACCTGCCGGGGGACGCCCTGCCGTGGCTGCCGGGCGTGCTGGACGCGCACCTGCGCGGCGGGGTGCGGCTCTCGGAGATGCTGGACGGCTGGGTGGCCCTGCGCGAGGTCGGGGCGGGTCAGCCGCGTTCGATCTCGTAGGCCTCGAAGCGGACCTGCGTCACCCGGTACTGCCCCTTCGCGGCGCTGCCCTGGAGGGTCAGCGTGGTGTACAGGTACCCGACGATGTGCCCGGCGAGGTCCACGGTGACCCGCTCGGTTCGTTCGCTCCTCTTTTCCCCGTCGGGACTCATGACGCGCTGCGCTGCGCCCAGTCGGGGTGTGGCCTTCAGCGCGGCGGGGGCGTTGCGGGTCAGCCAGCCACGCACCTCGGGATTCAGGCTGCCGGGCAGGAGGGACTGGCCATTCACGACGAGCCGCCCGGGACCGACCTGCACGAGCTTCCCGTACGACGCGGCGGCTCTGAGGTCCGGTTGGGGAATCTCGCGGATCACGCCGTTGGCGACGGTCAGCACGCGGGTGAGGTCGCTGATTTCACTCATGACGTCGGCCTGTTTGGAGGTTAGCAGCAGTTCCGGGCGACCGTCGTTGTCCACGTCGCGCTGCTCGGCGAAGGTGTTGCGCGGGTCAAGCCGCCACTGCCGCTGCGTGAGGCTCACGCCCTGAAAGCGCAGGACGAAGCCGGTCAGGGGGCCGCTCGTGTCCGGGTCGAAGGGTTGCAGGGTGGTGATGGTCACGCCGGGCCGCTCGAGCAGGAGGGTCGTGGGTTGCGCGTGCGCGGTGCCGAGCAGGCTCAGGGTGGTCAGCAGGAGTCGGGCGGTGTGGGTCATGGGTGGGTCCTTTGCCGTGTGGCGGGAGTGCTGACCGGAGCGTACGGAACGGGTGGGACAGTTGCTGGGACACTTCGGCGCCCGTGAATGGTGACCTGCGGTGTTCCTACTTGATGAACACTTTTCACTGGCGATAGCTCCTTCCAACTGAAATACTTCCAGATGAAATGAACGGAAGTCCTGCCCCCGCCCCCACCGCCCCGGTCATGGACGACCTGTACGGCCTCGTCCGGCTGATCCTGCGCTTCTCCCGGCGCCTCCACCACGTCCTGGACGACCCGCTGGAGACCGCGCTGGGCCTGAACACCAAGGAACTGCTGGTGCTGGCGACCATCATGGACGGCGCAGGCACCCCCGGCGCGGTCGCGCAGGCGCAGAACCTCCCCGCGCCCACCGTGACCCGCATGGTCACCAAACTCGTGCAGGCGGGTCTGGTGCGCCGCGTCAGCGACCCCGGCGACCTGCGCCTGCAACGCCTGGAACTCACGCCCGACGGGCAGGCCACCCGCGCCCGCACCCGCGCGGTCGCGCAGGACATCGTCCACGCGCACTTCGGGCACCTGCCCCCCGAACGCGTGCAGGCGGCGCTGGCCGCGCTGGCCGATCTGGACGCCGCCCTGCACGCCCCCACCACAGGAGAGCCGCAATGACCCCCGCCCCCACCCACAGCGGCCTGAACGAACGGGAGAAGATCCTCGCGTTCGTCGGCATCCTGACCGTGCTGTTCCTGTCCAGCCTGAACCTCACGGTCGTCGGCAGCGCCATGCCGCGCGTCATCAGCGACCTGGGCGGCTTCCACCTGTACGCCTGGGCGTTCACCGCGTACTCGCTGGCGACCACCATCACCATTCCCATCGTCGGCACCATCAGCGACCGCTACGGGCGCCGACCGCTGATCCTGCTCGGCATCGCCGTGTTCACCCTCGGCAGCGTGCTGCTGGGCTTCGTGCAGAACATGGAACAGCTGATCATCCTGCGCGCCGTGCAGGGCATCGGCGGCGGCACCCTGATGGCCATGAGTTTCACCGCCATCGCCGACCTGTTCACGCCCATCGAACGCGGCCGCTACCAGGGCTACACCGGCGCCGTGTGGGGCGTCAGCTCCGTCGTCGGGCCGCTCGTGGGCGGGTTCCTGACCGATCACCTGGGCTGGCGCAGCGTGTTCTTCGTGAACCTGCCCTTCGCGCTGCTCGCCGCGTTCTTCATCTGGCGGTACTTCCGCCTGCCCGCCCCCGGCGGACGCGGGCACTTCGACGCGCCCGGCGCGCTGCTGCTGGGTGCGTCCGTCACCACCCTCACGCTGGCCCTGTCGTGGGGCGGCGGCACGTACGCCTGGGGCAGCGCGATCATCCTCGGCCTGCTGGCCGCCACCCTGGTCACCTTCGGTGCGTACGCGTGGCACAGCGCCCGCCAGGAACGCCCCATCCTCGACCTGCGTCTCCTGAAGGACCGCGGCATCGCCATCGCGTCCCTCGCGGGCTTCCTGACCAGTGCCGGCATGTACGCCGCGATCCTGTACCTCCCGCTGTACATGCAGGGCGTGCGCGGCAGCAGCGCCAGCGGCAGCGGTCTGGCTCTCGCGCCGCTGATGTTCGGCATGATCCTGACCAGTACCCTCAGCGGGCAGGTCGTCAGCCGCACCGGGCGCTACAAGACCCTCATCCTGGCGGGCGGAATCGTCGCCACGGTCGCCCTGCTGCTCGCCACCACGCTCGGCACCGGCACGCCCATCCTGATCGCCGTGGGCATCATGGTCCTGCTGGGCCTGGGCCTGGGTCCCGTGAACAGTCAGCTGACCCTGGCCGTGCAGAACGCCGCGCCGCGCGAGCAGCTGGGCAGCGCCACCAGCGGCAACCAGTTCTTCCGGCAGATCGGCGGGACCCTCGCCGTCAGCCTGTTCGGCGCGCTCGTGAACGCCCACCTGAACGCCAACCTCGCCGCGCAACTGCCCGACGCCGCCCGAACCCTCCCGGCCCCCGTGCAGGACGCCATCGCCAACCCGAACCTCCTGACCAGCCCGCAGGCCACCGAGCAGCTTGGCGCGGGCCTGAGCCGACTGGGCGACGCGAACCTGCTCCAGCCCATCCTCGACGCCCTGCGCGGCGTCATGGCAGGCGCCATTGATCAGGTGTTCCTGGTATCCGCCGTGCTCGTGGGCCTCGCGTTCCTGGCGACCATCGCCCTGCCCGAACGCCCCCTGAAAGGCCGCGCCGGACTCGCCCCCCGCGCGCAGGACCTGGAAGCCAGCGCCACCGACTGAAGCGGGCTTGTGGAGTGCAGGTTGTGGGAAGAAACCCCTGCCTGCACCCCACACCCCACATCCCCTCACGGCATGGGCCAGCGGATCGTGCCCAGCTGATCGGTGCGCCACGCCCGCGAGTGCACCTGCGCCAGTCGGGCCAGCACGTCGGGGTGAGGGTGCCCGTAGGTGTTCCGTCCCACGCTGATCACGGTGTCGGCGGGTGTGGTCTGCGCCAGGAGGGCCGCGCCGGTGCTGTGGCGGCTGCCGTGGTGCGCGGCCTTCAGGAGGTCCAGCGGCCCGGCGACGAGTCGTTCCTCGACGGGGGCGGGCAGGTCGCCCAGGAACGCGGCCCGCCACCCGCGCGACTCCAGGCGCAGGGCGACGCTGTTGTCGTTGTCCTCGGTGCTCCACGCGTTTCCGGCAGGCCACAGGACGGTCAGGGTCGCGCCGTCCGACGCCACCTGATCACCCCGGCGGACCTCCCGCACCGGGACGTGCCGCTCCCGCGCGGCGAGCAGCACGGTGGTCAGGACCGGGTCGTCCGTCTTGCGCTGCCCGATCCACACCTCCCCGACCGGCAGTTGGCGCAGGACGCTCGCGGCGCCCTCGATGTGATCGGTGTCCGCGTGCGTGGCGACGAGCACGTCCAGTTTCCGCACGCCCAGGGCCCGCAGGGTCGGCACCACGGTGTGCGCCCCCACGTCGTAGTCGCTGCCCACCGAGCCCCCGGCGTCCACGAGGACCGTCAGGTGGGGCAGGCGGATCAGGGTGCTGTCCCCCTGCCCCACGTCCAGAAACACGACCTCCCGCGCGGGGTGCAGTCGCCCCGGCAGGGTCGTCAGCAGGAGGCAGGTCAGCCACGTGCCCAGCGCGGCGGGCGCGCGGACGCGGCCCAGCAGCCACAACCACCCGGCCAGCACGGCCGCGCCGTACGCCAGGACACCGCCCACCCCCACCTGACCCCAGCTCAGGACCGGCGCCTGACCGAACGTCCGGGCGACCAGCAGCAGTGCGTCGGCCAGCACGCCGTTCACCATGTTGAGCGGCAGGGCCAGCGGTCCCAGCAGTCCCGCCAGGAACCCCAGCGGCACGAGCAGGGCCATGATCGCCCCGGCCAGCAGGTTCGCGGGCAGGCCCACCAGCGGCACCTGTCCGAACGTCCCCGCGATGACCGGCAGCGTTCCGGCCTCGGCCAGCAGGGTCGCCGCCAGTCCCAGCCGCAGCCAGCGCGGCCAGCGCCCCGGCATCAGCCCCGCCACCCGCTCGGACTGCGTCAGGGCCAGCACCGCCAGGAACGACAGCTGAAACCCCACGTCCGTCAGCCACAGCGGATAGAGGAGCAGGCACGCCAGCGCCGCCAGCGCGACCACGCCCAGCGGGTCGGGCCGCCCGCGCCCCAGCGCCAGCGCCAGCAGCACCGCGCCACCCATCAGCACGGCCCGCGTGATGCTCGCAGAGGACTGCACGAGCAGCAGGTACGGCCCGAGCAACAGCACCGGCAGCCCGAACCGCCACGCGGGAGCCGCGCCCAGCCGCGTCAGCAGCAGGATCAGCGCGCCGGTCAGGATCGCCACGTTCTGCCCGGACAGCGCCATCAGGTGCGCCAGCCCCGCCCGCGCGAACGCGTCCCGCACGGCCTCGCCCTCGCTGAACTGCTCGCGGCTGATATCCCCCCGGTCGCCGAGTTCGATGGCCTGCATCAGCGCCCCCTGCCGCTCGGTCAGGCCGGTGGTCAGGCCCCGGCGGAACCAGCCGCGCAGCCCGCCCTGCGGCTGGAACTCCCGCACCCGCGCGCCCACCAGCGCGCCGCCCGGCGTGACGCTCAGCAGCCCACCCTGCGCGCGGAACCACGCGGCCTGATCGAAGCCCCCTGGGGTGCGGCGGCCCTCCGGGGCGAGCAGGCGACCCGACACCCGCAGCCGCCCCGGTCCCTGCGTGGGCTTCGGCGCCAGCGTCACGCGCGTGGGCGGGTCGCGCAGCGTCAGGAACTGCCCGTCCCACTCGCCCTGCACGGTGACCTGCGCCCCGAACCACGGCGTCAGGAGGTTCGGGCGGGTCAGGACCGCGTGAGCCGAGGCCCAGCCCGCCGCGGCGCCCAGCAGCACCAGCGCCAGCAGGACCGGGCGGGCGTGCCACAGCACCAGCCCCGTGCCCACCAGCAGTGCCGCCACACCCCACCCCTGGCCCAGTGCGAGCAGGATGCCGCCGATCACGCCTGCCACCGCCGGAACCGGCCACGGCAGGCTGCCCGCTTGGGGCCGGGGCGAGTTCAGAACGACACCAGCGGTTCCAGCGATTTCAGCGCCGCTGGCCCGATGCCCTTCACGCGGTCCAGGTCCGCCAGCGACCGGTAGGGGCGGCCCGCCACGATTCTTGAGGCCAGCGCCGGACCGACCTTCGGCAGGGCCTCCAGTTGCTCCAGGCTGGCCGAGTTCAGGTTCACCCGACCCGAGATCAGCGGCGTGATGCTGCTCGTGGTGGGGTAGACCGGCGCCTCCGGCGTGGCAGATGCAGGCGAGGTCGCCGCCGGTGAGGTCGCAACGGGCAGCGCCGCGCGGGTCACGGTCGGCACGCGCGGCTGCGGGACCAGCGCCGGAACCAGCGTGAACGCCGCCGAGAGCAGCACCGCGCCGCCCAGCACGAGCGTCCAGGGGTCCAGCCCGGGCAGGCGGGGCGCGGCAGGCAGACGGGACAGCGGCTCATGGGGTGCCGGTCTGGCTGGCGCCGCCCGGGACACGGGAGACGCGGCGTGCCGTCCCGCGTCCCGCTCGGGCACGGACGGGTCAGCCGGGTGAGGAGTCGCCACCTCGGTGCTGGGCATGCGGTCAGCTTAGAAGTCTGTCAGGGGGCGCGCTGCCTCATCTGCCCTTTGCCCTGCGGGCGG
This region of Deinococcus sp. JMULE3 genomic DNA includes:
- a CDS encoding barstar family protein: MTARTVTVNCADVQDEAGFWAAYMRDVPDIHPGFGRNLAAFRDALWGGPGWPDADEVRFTNSDSLGSLRGGTFVKCLEEIAREVNSVRLVFS
- the mnmD gene encoding tRNA (5-methylaminomethyl-2-thiouridine)(34)-methyltransferase MnmD, which encodes MLVTPDGSRTALNTRFGEAYGSRHGAASQARHVFVEGTGTHEHPAPRVLEVGFGVGVNARATLARSAARGVPLAYHAFEFDPAPRALLRDVARGGEAENHPAWRALLDAWPEAGGGPTGESSGEIEVTAGGATLRVTFADVLTASLPDGWASALYLDGFSPSRNPDVWTPAFTARLAHTLAPGGVLGTYSAAGHVRRSLEAAGLRVERRPGAPGKRECLRAVREG
- a CDS encoding FAD-binding oxidoreductase, which codes for MHVVVIGAGIAGASVAYFLARAGAQVIVVDAGAHRASDVPSALINPVRGQSGGVDARALDGMRFTWALLRDLGAAGYAVPHAQSGVLRPIPDDRARARFERNLPAALNHAWLSPADAPERLAPGWGHVLHLPDGGWVDGPAFTRALVQASGAQVVTGRAQDWTAHTVTLAGGDTLSGDAVVFCGGSVGVTWRGEAATHRRGTLLTLDRAVTRVPLSFGAYLAPDARGGVLGATFETPAATWTPDGLPLASLGWLLGKIAALTDLRGARVTGHWTGTRLSGLNAGPQEGGPWRLTGLSSKGFLLGPLLAAELTSDLMSAARPG
- a CDS encoding ComEA family DNA-binding protein, which gives rise to MPSTEVATPHPADPSVPERDAGRHAASPVSRAAPARPAPHEPLSRLPAAPRLPGLDPWTLVLGGAVLLSAAFTLVPALVPQPRVPTVTRAALPVATSPAATSPASATPEAPVYPTTSSITPLISGRVNLNSASLEQLEALPKVGPALASRIVAGRPYRSLADLDRVKGIGPAALKSLEPLVSF
- a CDS encoding NUDIX domain-containing protein, producing the protein MTFHLVAWLIAQDDAGRVLLGRRAGSSYADGLWGLPGGHVEAGETLAGAAAREAQEEVGLQVDPATLICLGACRYDLDGVAGLDVFFLARAWVGEETPLEKTSEVGWFDPRDLPGDALPWLPGVLDAHLRGGVRLSEMLDGWVALREVGAGQPRSIS
- a CDS encoding DNA internalization-related competence protein ComEC/Rec2; protein product: MAGVIGGILLALGQGWGVAALLVGTGLVLWHARPVLLALVLLGAAAGWASAHAVLTRPNLLTPWFGAQVTVQGEWDGQFLTLRDPPTRVTLAPKPTQGPGRLRVSGRLLAPEGRRTPGGFDQAAWFRAQGGLLSVTPGGALVGARVREFQPQGGLRGWFRRGLTTGLTERQGALMQAIELGDRGDISREQFSEGEAVRDAFARAGLAHLMALSGQNVAILTGALILLLTRLGAAPAWRFGLPVLLLGPYLLLVQSSASITRAVLMGGAVLLALALGRGRPDPLGVVALAALACLLLYPLWLTDVGFQLSFLAVLALTQSERVAGLMPGRWPRWLRLGLAATLLAEAGTLPVIAGTFGQVPLVGLPANLLAGAIMALLVPLGFLAGLLGPLALPLNMVNGVLADALLLVARTFGQAPVLSWGQVGVGGVLAYGAAVLAGWLWLLGRVRAPAALGTWLTCLLLTTLPGRLHPAREVVFLDVGQGDSTLIRLPHLTVLVDAGGSVGSDYDVGAHTVVPTLRALGVRKLDVLVATHADTDHIEGAASVLRQLPVGEVWIGQRKTDDPVLTTVLLAARERHVPVREVRRGDQVASDGATLTVLWPAGNAWSTEDNDNSVALRLESRGWRAAFLGDLPAPVEERLVAGPLDLLKAAHHGSRHSTGAALLAQTTPADTVISVGRNTYGHPHPDVLARLAQVHSRAWRTDQLGTIRWPMP
- a CDS encoding NUDIX domain-containing protein, whose product is MRNLLVWVVMQDDQGRVLLGRRDGSAYGHGLWGLPGGSVERGEGLPEAAAREVWEEMGLTLDPAALSLLGVRRYEVDGAQGTDFLFRAPDWAGQPQPLHKTSEVAWFAPGDLPPDALPWLAPLLDAYLRRGARLTEQLHDVHSARVIA
- a CDS encoding MarR family winged helix-turn-helix transcriptional regulator, giving the protein MNGSPAPAPTAPVMDDLYGLVRLILRFSRRLHHVLDDPLETALGLNTKELLVLATIMDGAGTPGAVAQAQNLPAPTVTRMVTKLVQAGLVRRVSDPGDLRLQRLELTPDGQATRARTRAVAQDIVHAHFGHLPPERVQAALAALADLDAALHAPTTGEPQ
- a CDS encoding MDR family MFS transporter produces the protein MTPAPTHSGLNEREKILAFVGILTVLFLSSLNLTVVGSAMPRVISDLGGFHLYAWAFTAYSLATTITIPIVGTISDRYGRRPLILLGIAVFTLGSVLLGFVQNMEQLIILRAVQGIGGGTLMAMSFTAIADLFTPIERGRYQGYTGAVWGVSSVVGPLVGGFLTDHLGWRSVFFVNLPFALLAAFFIWRYFRLPAPGGRGHFDAPGALLLGASVTTLTLALSWGGGTYAWGSAIILGLLAATLVTFGAYAWHSARQERPILDLRLLKDRGIAIASLAGFLTSAGMYAAILYLPLYMQGVRGSSASGSGLALAPLMFGMILTSTLSGQVVSRTGRYKTLILAGGIVATVALLLATTLGTGTPILIAVGIMVLLGLGLGPVNSQLTLAVQNAAPREQLGSATSGNQFFRQIGGTLAVSLFGALVNAHLNANLAAQLPDAARTLPAPVQDAIANPNLLTSPQATEQLGAGLSRLGDANLLQPILDALRGVMAGAIDQVFLVSAVLVGLAFLATIALPERPLKGRAGLAPRAQDLEASATD